The Gemmatimonadota bacterium nucleotide sequence GTTGCTGTGGCGGCGACGTATCTGACGGTCACGCTTTGTGTTATTCGGGCGATTCCGGTTGTTACGGCTGCGAAACGGGTTGTTGTGTAAGGTAGCGATTTTTCAGGAGAATGAGATGAAACGGGAAACGCATATTTTGCTCTGTTTGATAGGGTTTGCTGGTCTGGGTGTGCTTTTGTACCAGCTCAGTACCCCAGAGGTGTGGCAGCATGTTTTGATGATGGGCTGGGGCTATGTGCCGGTGATCGGCCTGTCGCTGGTGGTATTTGTTCATCATGCGTGGATATGGCGGGCCTGCTTTGATCGCAGGTCGGAAAGGCCGCGTTTGAGGCAGTTGCTGTGGGTGCAGTTAGCTGGCGAAGCAGTGGGCAATGTGGCGCCGGCATCGCAGGTTGGGAAGGAGGTCGGCAAGGCGATTGTGCTGAGAGATAAGATGTGTGTTTCCCGCGGGGTGTCGTCGCTGGTGGTCAATAAGACGGGTGAGATGATTGGTGGGGTGATTTTTGTGATCGGTGGTGTTGTGATAGGTTTGCAGCGGTTTTCGTGGCCGGCTGAGGTGCGAGGCGCTCTTATCGCTGTTCTGGTGCTGTCTGTTCTGGGGGTTGTTTGGACGGTTTTCAGGCAGCGCCGAAGTCCCTTTGCGCGGTTTTTGAATTTGATGCTGTGGTTGCGACTCAGGTTTTTGGAGCGGTTCCGCGATCGCGCAGTGGAGATTGACGAGAATTTGGCGCAGTTTTATCGGTTGAATAGGTGGCGTTTGGTGGGGTTGTTGGGCTTACATCTGTTGGGCTGGAGCATGGGGACGCTGGAGATTTATGTGATTCTTTATGTGCTCGGCGAACCCATGCCATTTGTCTGGGTGTATCTGTTCCACGCGCTGATGGTCGTGATTAACGCGGCGTTCTTTTTTGTTCCGCTCGGGATGGGCGTTTTTGAAGGCGGGCATGTGTTTCTGTTTCATTTGATGGGTTTGGATCCAAAGATGGGTTTGGCTGTGGGCATTATTCGGCGGGTTCGGAGGCTTTTCTGGATGCAGGTGGGTCTGACTCTGCTTCTGATCGGACCGCGGGGCAAGCAGGCTGATGCAGCGCCGAAAAATGATAGCCTTCAGCAGGTAGAGATGTAGTGCATCAATTTTGTCAATGAATAGCTAAGAAAAGGAGAAAATAATGACACGCTCGATTTCTTATCTGGTCTGTGTCTTTTCGATTGTAACCTTCAGTTTTTCAGCTCAGGCGAAAAAGACTGATCTCACCAAAAGTTATGGTATTGGTCTTCAGGGAGCGACACCCACATTTGGTGGCATTAGTTTTCGCTATAACGGACTGGCACCCGTATATCTTCAAACCGTTGGTCGTTTTATTCTCAATGGTCAATATAGCGACCATATGTTGGGCGCTGGCGTTTCGTATGCCATATTCGAGCA carries:
- a CDS encoding flippase-like domain-containing protein, whose translation is MKRETHILLCLIGFAGLGVLLYQLSTPEVWQHVLMMGWGYVPVIGLSLVVFVHHAWIWRACFDRRSERPRLRQLLWVQLAGEAVGNVAPASQVGKEVGKAIVLRDKMCVSRGVSSLVVNKTGEMIGGVIFVIGGVVIGLQRFSWPAEVRGALIAVLVLSVLGVVWTVFRQRRSPFARFLNLMLWLRLRFLERFRDRAVEIDENLAQFYRLNRWRLVGLLGLHLLGWSMGTLEIYVILYVLGEPMPFVWVYLFHALMVVINAAFFFVPLGMGVFEGGHVFLFHLMGLDPKMGLAVGIIRRVRRLFWMQVGLTLLLIGPRGKQADAAPKNDSLQQVEM